The sequence AGGATCATGAATGGGTATTCGTGGAAGACGAGATCGCCACTATCGGGATCAGTGACTACGCGACGGGTGAACTCGGAGATATCGTATATGTCGAGCTTCCTGAAGTGGACACGGAGGTTCAGCAGCTTGATCCCATCGGAACTATAGAAGCCGTAAAGACTGTTGCAGAACTTTTCTCGCCGGTCAGTGGTACGATAGTGGAGATCAATGACGCGATCATGGAAAATCCCGAGACTGTCAACTCCAGTCCTTTCGGGGACGGCTGGTTCATCAAGATCAAGATGGATGATCCGGGCGAGTTGGACGCGTTGTTCAGTTATAGCGAGTACCAGGAATTCCTGGGAGAACAGACAGAATAGAGACATGACCTGAGGATCATTAAAGAGGAAGAGCAGATGAGTTATATTCAGAACACCGACCGGGACAGGAAAGAGATGCTCGATGCTATCGGCGTCTCGTCCTTTGATGAACTGCTTGCTCCAGTCCCCCCGGAGTTGAGAGTGGACGGCTGCCTGGATCTGCCATCCGGGATGAGCGAGGCAGAGATCTCGTCGCATTTCACGGCCATGGCTGCCAGAAACAATCCGGCATCCGCGGAGGCGACTTTCCTGGGCGGGGGCATCTATGACAGGTTCATTCCTGCTACGGTAAGATACGTACTTTCCAGAAGCGAATTCT is a genomic window of Candidatus Latescibacterota bacterium containing:
- the gcvH gene encoding glycine cleavage system protein GcvH, coding for MVPEESKFTKDHEWVFVEDEIATIGISDYATGELGDIVYVELPEVDTEVQQLDPIGTIEAVKTVAELFSPVSGTIVEINDAIMENPETVNSSPFGDGWFIKIKMDDPGELDALFSYSEYQEFLGEQTE